The Triticum urartu cultivar G1812 chromosome 5, Tu2.1, whole genome shotgun sequence genome contains the following window.
TTTGTCGGTCATCACTTGTTTCAGAATATCAATGCGCTCGATAGCACCTAGCACGATCGAACCGATAGAATTTCTTCGAAATCTAGAATAAATACTCTACTATTATATATTTTATGTAGGAATTAAATTTCTCATTATTTGAACAGTTTATATCTGTATGGGTGTTTGCGTTGCGGGTAAATTAGGAAGCACATTTTTTTGGTCCTTCCTAAATATGATGCTAATTTTATTCGACGTTGTACCAGTACAGCATGGGTGGGTTTTACTAATACTATCTTAATATAACAACTGGTGACAGGAAAATATTTTAGAAATTGAAGCCGAAAAATTGAGACATCTTGCACAAATGTCTCTCGAGGCACTGGGCCCACCATGCTAGAACAACCACATCCAATTCAATCATTAAAAAAACTTAGAAGAAATTGTTGATCAACAAAAGAAGGAGATCAATAAGGATAATTGATTTATAAATTGTTGATTTTTTTCCATCCTGGATTATTCAGAGCAATCTTGAATCGTTGAATTGGTTGTCTGCTATATTGATCGAATGATCTCGTGCATGCCTTTGCATTGATTTGAGATTTCCTTTTTTGAGGTTGCATTGGTTCGAGATTTTGAATACGACAATTGTGGTTGCCCAAGCGAACAAATGGGGGTGGCCGGTTCTTTTCCGCGGACGTCAGGGTAGCCAAATTTGACCAGAGATGCTCTTGTTTTGATCGTTGCAAAATCAATTGCTGAATTTTATGTTAGGCTTTGTGAGTCATCACTGATCTTAGAATATCTCAGCGCTCGATAGCTTCAAGCACCATCGATCAACCGAATTTCTTCGAAATCTAGAATAAATACTCTACTATTATATATTTTACGTACGAATTAAAGTTCTCATTATTTCAATAGTTGATAGTTGTATCGGCGTTTGCGTTGCGGGTAAATTAGGAAGCAAATTTTTATGGCCCTCTCTAAATATGATGCTTATTTTGACTCGAAGCAGTCGTAGTACAACTTGCATTTtccccccaaaaaaagagaagtaCAACATGGGGTGTACCATAACGAGAAACCAACAATTGTTGGTGGCTAGGAAATGTTTTAGAAACTGTAGCAGTGATTCTAAAAAAAACTGTAGCAGGAAAATCGAAACATCCTGCTCAAAAGTCCTTACGTATGTTCTAGGCCCAACACGCTAAAACAGCCCTATCCAATCCAACCAAAAAAGATAAAAATATCTCtgtaaaagaaagaaaaaaactttTAAACGGGTCGGTAGCACTAGCAGTAGTCCCTCACTATCCAGTCCACTCCACATCTCACGCCCGCACGCCACCCACGGCCCCCCACCTCCCAGCGCGAAATCCCTATTCTGCCCCTGAGCTCCAGCAGATGGCCCTGGAAAGGGCCGGCCATTATCTGGGGGCAAAATGGGCATGCGCAACCGTTCCCTGGCGCAGACGGCAAACGCCGTGCGAGGCGCGTGTCACCGTCGGGCGACCAGCCGCTCGCCCCACTCCGCCACGTACCCGCTGGGCCAGCGGGCCCGCAGCCCGCCACGTCACCCCGCCCCCACCTGAGCCCTTTAAGACCCCGAGGCTCCCCTCCCGTTTGAACCCCCTTCGCTCGCTTGTAAACTGTGAAAAGGAGACGGGGAGGGGAGGCGACCGGCGACCGACCGTGGGAGGGAAGGAAAAAAAAAATAAACCAGCCGCCCGCCGGGAatggccgccgtcgccgccggcgAACTGGACGGGCAGTAGAGGGCGTCCTATCTCTTTTTTTTTTCTGCGTGTGTGTGGTAGGAGCGGTGGTTGCAGTCGggactggtggtggtggtgtgtaACTGCGCTGGTGTGGTTGGTTGGAGTTCGGGATTGGGGATGGCGTGGTTGCGGTAGTGGTTAGGATTCACGCGATCGATGCCGTTCCAGCTCAAGGCCGGCCACCACCACGGCGCCATGGACgggaagccgccgccgccgccgccgctcgcgcccgccccgacgccgcccgcgccgcccagGGTCTCCCGCCTCCGCAGGCTGCTCGTGAGGGTCTCCGCCTCGGAGCGCCTCGCGGTGGCCGGGGACGGCAAGGAGcgggagaaggaggagaggccgGTGGGCAGCGGGGAGGCGGAGGTCGGCTCGGTGGGGCTCGACCGCATGGTGCTCAGCTTCATGGAGGACTCCGCGGCCGTCGAGCGCCCGCCGCGCGGCCGCTGCAACTGCTTCAACGGCAGCAACTACGAGGAGAGCGACGACGAGGAGGGCTTCTTCCTCCCCTCCGGCCAGGCCTCCGCGCCTCCCCCGTCCGCGGCCGGCGACACCCTGGAGGCACTCAAGGTACTACTGGAATTTCCGCATGGCACGCCAACCCCTCCCAAATTGGGAAAAGCCGCAACGAATTTACGAGGCGGTTGCCTCCTTTCCCTTTGCGTGCAGAGTTTGGTGCAGAGCGCCAGCGTCGCCGAGCGGAACCTTCTCGCCGACGCTTCCAGGATCACCGAGCGGTGCGGCAGGACCTGCAAGGGCAAGGCCGAgtgccgccgcgccgtcgccgaCGGCCTCAGGGCCCTCGGCTATGACGCCGCCGTCTGCAAGTCGCGCTGGGAGAAGACCAAGTCCTACCCCGCTGGTACACATCCCGTCCTCCTCGATTCACCTAATTAAGCTCGGCGTATTCCCCTTTCATGGCATGGCAGGGGCTTACCGGACCTGTCTGTCTACGCAGGGGAGCACGAGTACATCGACGCCGTTGTTGGGGACGGAGCGAGGCTGATCGTGGAGGTGCACTTCAGGTCCGAGTTCGAGGTGGCCCGGTCGACCAAGGCGTACCGCGCGGCGCTCCAGGCGCTGCCGCCGTTGTTCGTTGGCACGTCCGACCGGCTCGGGAAGATCGTGTCCGTGGTGGCGGAGGCGGCGCggcagagcatgaagaagaaggGGCTGCACTTCCCACCATGGCGTAAGCCGGAGTACATGCGCGCCAAGTGGCTGTCCCCGCACGTCCGCACCGGCGACAAGGCGGCCGCCCCGTCCCCCGCCGCCTCTGCAACTGCAACTGCGACGGCGGTGTCGGCGGCGAGCTTCTCCGGCGAGTTCGAGCTGCTGTTCGGCATGAACCCGAGCGGGGGGGTCTCGTCCACCCCCGGCGAGAAGATCACGGTGGTGGTGTCGCCGTGGCGCCCGACGGAGGAGGCGGCGAGCAAGAAGCAGCAGCCCAGGGCGAAGGTCGTCACGGGGCTCGCCGCCGTCCTCTGAGCGTGGCGAGGCGAGGCGGACAAAATAACCGCCAGTAGATGGACGGATCCCCAATTTTTCCACCCACCGCCTTTTCCGTTTCTTTCTCCTCGGCGCGCTTCGATCCGTTGGCGGATCCAGTTTTTGGTGTTTCCGTGTTCGTTTTTCCGGGGTTTTTTTGTTTcggaaaaaagagaaaaaaacacTCCCATCCCCTAGCAGCACCATCCATCCTCCATTAATTTCGAGTTTTGACCCCCCCCTGCCATGTAATTTTTGTTCTCGCCATGAGGAGGCCGTGGAGCTTTGGTGACGCTTCACCCCCTCCCGCCGACTAGTACTAGTAGCAGCAGCTGTAAGAGAAGAAGAGGGGGATCGTCCGGCGAGGCTTCTCGCCGGCTGTTCTCTGCTTGCCTGTAGGAATTGATCAATCTAAGACTTACCTTGCCAGTGAAGAGTTGTTATATAATCTTATGGATGGTGCTTGCTATTGCTATTGCTATTGCTATTGCTATTGCTATTGAAGAGATGATGAACTATGATGAGCAATAATTCAAGTTTATGCCATGTTTTTCCCCACTCTGCTCTGCGGCATGATGAATTGAGTGAGCCGAACTGTGTGGCGCTGGTGCTGTTACTGTGATCCGCCATGATTCCGGTCGGGAAGATTCTCGCCGGAGGAAACGACGAAGGAGCTTTGGATTTGGGCGAGGGAGCACGCCATGATGCACAGCCGAACGCAGATCATTCACCTGGCCGAAACAAGGCGAGGACTGATGAGGGCCGGGGCCCATGGGTTCCCAGGGTGGGGGCCCGTCTATCCAGTAAGCAAGCAGAGTATTCTATCCGGTGGCGCGTCAATCCGGGATTAAAATAAGGTGGGGAATGCGGAGAACTGCGCGCGATCGTCGTGAGAGGCAGCCCGCTCGTGCATTCTCGGGCGCCGCGCCCACCCCCTCTGCCGCGGCATCGATGCCTCTGCCACCATCGCGACTCGACCCGACCCATGGGGGTGGCGTGAGTGACCACGCTCTGCCGCTCGCCGCTTTTTCTACCCCGCCCCGCCTTTGCCCCGCTCCCACTTCACCCCCGCTTTCACCGCGGTAAAAAAGGGGAGAAGATCTGCGTCCCCGTCCGGCACCGGGAAAAGGAAAAATGAAGACCGCCGGGTGCAGCAGGATTCTCGTGACGCCAGGCGACAGGCGTTCGTTTGACGACGATTTCTCTTTCACCTGGGCGGATGAAGACCCTGGCGTCCTCGTAGACCCACCCGCACCGTTTGTACAAATCTTTATGGAGGTCACATGATGTGTGCTCTCCAAGTAATTGTGCGTGTGGAGCAAAAATAAAGTGAAATTGGCTCTAATTTTCCCGAGAGAAAAATACGATCGAGGTTTGCTTGGGGTTGGGGCGGGGTggggcgtggaggcgcggccaTCGTGCTTGGCGAGTGCCCCCGCTACGGGGACGCGAGATCCTGGGGGCCATGATTACACTGATCGCGCCTTTTGTCCGTAACCCGCCGAGCGAAGCCCCGGCTTCTTTTCCTCGTCTCGTCCGATCGATCTTGCGTCAGGGGAACGAACAAAGGGCGCAGCGGTGAAACCGGACGGGACGTCTCTCGGGGACGGTAAAGAAAAAGGGCGCCCGAGTGCGAGTGGTACCTACTGCTGCTGGTGGTGCTGCTGCGTGGTAAAAAACCTGTCGcaggcggtggtggtggtggtggtggtggtgctcgTGGCTTTTGACCGCCCTCCCCAGGCCTCGTGGCTGGGCCAAGAGGGACCAAGTGGCTGGCTTCAGTGCAACGCTCGCTCGGTGATCTGCTCTTGGTGTGTTGCCCCAATCGGATAAAA
Protein-coding sequences here:
- the LOC125510955 gene encoding uncharacterized protein LOC125510955; this encodes MPFQLKAGHHHGAMDGKPPPPPPLAPAPTPPAPPRVSRLRRLLVRVSASERLAVAGDGKEREKEERPVGSGEAEVGSVGLDRMVLSFMEDSAAVERPPRGRCNCFNGSNYEESDDEEGFFLPSGQASAPPPSAAGDTLEALKSLVQSASVAERNLLADASRITERCGRTCKGKAECRRAVADGLRALGYDAAVCKSRWEKTKSYPAGEHEYIDAVVGDGARLIVEVHFRSEFEVARSTKAYRAALQALPPLFVGTSDRLGKIVSVVAEAARQSMKKKGLHFPPWRKPEYMRAKWLSPHVRTGDKAAAPSPAASATATATAVSAASFSGEFELLFGMNPSGGVSSTPGEKITVVVSPWRPTEEAASKKQQPRAKVVTGLAAVL